In the genome of Ralstonia pickettii DTP0602, one region contains:
- a CDS encoding CoA transferase: protein MTDSAATPIPDLPSPSPRTDALSHLRVLDLSRVLAGPWATQNLADMGADVIKIEKPGEGDDTRHWGPPFLKGEDGAPTRQASYFTAANRNKRSVTVDISKPEGQELIRELARHSDVVVENFKTGGLKRYGLDYDSLSAINPRLIYCSVTGFGHTGPYAARPGYDLLIQAMSGLMSITGQADGELGGGPMKVGVAVIDLFTGMYATTAILSALEARHFTGRGQHIDIALLDVAMAVLANQGAGFLNAGDVPQRQGNIHPSVVPYQDFPTADGNMLLAIGNDGQFARFCDAAGVNWAGDERYATNTGRVNNRKVLIPMLTELTRTRPTAEWITLLESNSVPCGPINDVAQAYADPHVHSRGLRIEQSRYPGAQPPTGQSVNKVITAASPLRLSETPPTLRYAPPALGQHTEEVLRDYLKLDPQQLEALRAKGVV, encoded by the coding sequence ATGACCGATTCCGCCGCTACCCCCATCCCAGACCTGCCGTCCCCTTCGCCGCGCACCGACGCGCTGAGCCACCTCCGGGTGCTCGATCTCTCGCGCGTGCTGGCCGGGCCATGGGCCACACAGAATCTCGCGGACATGGGCGCCGACGTGATCAAGATCGAGAAGCCCGGCGAAGGCGACGACACCCGCCACTGGGGTCCTCCGTTCTTGAAAGGCGAGGATGGCGCGCCCACCCGGCAAGCGAGCTATTTCACCGCGGCCAACCGCAACAAGCGCTCGGTCACCGTGGACATTTCCAAGCCCGAGGGGCAGGAACTGATCCGCGAACTGGCCCGCCACAGCGACGTGGTGGTGGAAAACTTCAAGACCGGCGGGCTCAAGCGCTACGGGCTGGACTATGACAGCCTGAGCGCGATCAACCCGCGCCTGATCTACTGCTCGGTCACCGGCTTCGGCCATACCGGCCCCTACGCGGCCCGCCCCGGCTACGACCTGCTGATCCAGGCCATGAGCGGCCTAATGAGCATCACCGGCCAGGCCGACGGCGAATTGGGCGGTGGCCCGATGAAGGTGGGCGTGGCCGTGATCGATCTGTTCACCGGCATGTATGCCACCACCGCGATCCTGAGCGCACTCGAAGCGCGCCACTTCACCGGACGCGGTCAGCATATCGACATCGCGCTGCTGGATGTGGCCATGGCGGTGCTGGCCAACCAGGGTGCGGGCTTTCTCAACGCTGGCGACGTGCCCCAGCGCCAGGGCAATATCCACCCGAGCGTGGTGCCCTATCAGGACTTCCCCACAGCCGATGGCAATATGCTGCTGGCCATCGGCAACGACGGGCAGTTCGCGCGGTTCTGCGACGCAGCGGGGGTGAATTGGGCTGGCGACGAGCGCTATGCCACCAACACCGGCCGCGTCAACAATCGCAAGGTGCTGATCCCGATGCTGACCGAACTCACGCGCACCCGGCCCACAGCGGAATGGATCACGCTGCTGGAATCCAATTCCGTGCCTTGCGGCCCGATCAACGACGTCGCCCAGGCCTATGCCGATCCGCATGTGCACTCCCGCGGGCTGCGCATCGAGCAGTCGCGCTATCCGGGCGCACAGCCGCCCACAGGCCAAAGCGTCAACAAGGTGATCACCGCGGCCAGCCCGCTGCGCCTGTCGGAGACGCCTCCCACGCTGCGCTACGCACCGCCGGCGCTGGGCCAGCACACCGAAGAGGTGCTGCGCGACTACCTGAAGCTCGACCCGCAGCAACTGGAAGCGCTGCGCGCCAAGGGCGTGGTCTAA
- a CDS encoding ABC transporter substrate-binding protein, with protein MISTSRRHLFLSGLALCATTLASAPATAQGNGQPVRLVVGYAAGGPADQAARLFAVALGKTLNANVIVDNKPGANATLAGYEVVRAKPDGATLWFAASAALTVAPNIMKSLPYDPAKDLTPVAPVARYYNMLVANNKEPFKSTQELVAYAKAHPGKLSYGSSGVGSSNHVAMALFARQAQVELNHIPYKGNAPAMTDTIGGQIDMMFDIISTASGYVQSGKVKPIAVGSPKRNPSLPNVPTFREAGIPALKDYEAGGWYAIYAPKGVAPELTQKLAAAVRKAVEDAGLKKRYAELGYEQWSGTTQDVVNTAARERTQWASVLKGVTLD; from the coding sequence ATGATTTCCACCTCACGCCGCCACCTATTCTTGTCCGGACTGGCTCTGTGCGCCACAACGCTGGCCAGCGCTCCTGCCACCGCGCAGGGCAACGGCCAGCCGGTCCGCCTCGTGGTCGGCTACGCCGCGGGCGGCCCCGCCGACCAAGCCGCGCGGCTGTTCGCGGTGGCGCTGGGCAAGACGCTGAACGCCAATGTCATCGTCGACAACAAACCTGGTGCCAATGCCACGCTGGCCGGCTATGAAGTGGTACGCGCCAAGCCCGACGGCGCTACGTTGTGGTTCGCCGCCAGCGCGGCGCTGACGGTTGCGCCCAACATCATGAAAAGCTTGCCGTACGACCCGGCCAAGGACCTCACACCAGTGGCACCGGTGGCGCGCTACTACAACATGCTGGTGGCCAACAACAAGGAACCCTTCAAGAGTACGCAGGAACTGGTCGCCTACGCCAAGGCACACCCCGGCAAGCTCAGCTACGGCTCCTCCGGCGTGGGCAGCTCCAATCACGTCGCCATGGCGCTGTTCGCGCGGCAGGCGCAAGTGGAGTTGAACCACATTCCCTACAAGGGCAATGCGCCGGCCATGACCGACACCATCGGCGGCCAGATCGACATGATGTTCGACATCATCAGCACCGCCAGCGGCTATGTACAGAGCGGCAAGGTCAAGCCTATCGCCGTAGGTTCACCCAAGCGCAACCCGTCGCTTCCCAACGTGCCGACCTTCCGCGAAGCGGGCATTCCTGCCCTGAAGGACTATGAGGCCGGCGGCTGGTACGCCATCTACGCGCCCAAGGGCGTGGCGCCGGAGCTGACGCAGAAGCTGGCGGCGGCGGTGCGAAAGGCCGTGGAAGACGCCGGGCTCAAGAAGCGCTATGCCGAACTCGGCTACGAACAGTGGAGCGGGACCACGCAGGACGTAGTGAACACCGCAGCGCGCGAGCGCACGCAGTGGGCTAGCGTGCTCAAGGGCGTCACGCTGGACTGA
- a CDS encoding acetyl-CoA acetyltransferase (catalyzes the thiolytic cleavage of beta-ketoadipyl-CoA to succinate and acetyl-CoA~K00626: E2.3.1.9, atoB; acetyl-CoA C-acetyltransferase [EC:2.3.1.9]), with product MRRAAIVTPLRTPVGTFGGSLRPVPVEELAATAVRAVVQRSGIDPARIDDVVFAQSYANSETPCVGRWAALQAGLPVEVPGMQLDRRCGGGLQAIVTASMMVQSGAADVVIAGGVESMSNIEYYTTDMRWGARSGNVRFYDRLDRGRERSQPVERFGKISGMIETAENLARDYGITREQADAFSVRSHERAAAAWEGGRFDAEIVTVQVPQRKGDPVTFARDEGFRPGTSLESLGKLRALMPNGTVTAGNASQQNDASAACLIVAEDKLAELGLTPMATLVGWAAAGCEPSHMGIGPVPAVKKLLARLNLTLDQMDLVELNEAFACQVLAVLKGWDWNDQDAIEQKLNVNGSGISLGHPIGATGVRILATLLHELQRRGGRYGLETMCIGGGQGIAAVFERC from the coding sequence ATGCGCCGAGCCGCTATCGTCACCCCCCTTCGCACCCCCGTCGGCACCTTCGGCGGCAGCCTGCGCCCCGTGCCTGTCGAGGAACTGGCCGCCACCGCAGTACGCGCCGTCGTGCAGCGCAGCGGCATCGACCCCGCGCGCATCGATGACGTGGTCTTTGCCCAGTCCTACGCCAACAGCGAAACACCCTGCGTGGGCCGCTGGGCCGCGCTGCAGGCCGGCCTGCCTGTGGAAGTGCCGGGCATGCAGCTGGACCGCCGCTGCGGCGGCGGCCTGCAGGCCATCGTCACGGCCTCGATGATGGTGCAAAGCGGCGCTGCCGATGTGGTCATCGCAGGCGGCGTCGAGAGCATGAGCAACATCGAGTACTACACCACCGACATGCGTTGGGGCGCGCGCTCGGGCAATGTGCGTTTCTACGACCGCCTTGACCGCGGCCGCGAACGTTCCCAGCCGGTCGAACGCTTTGGCAAGATCTCCGGGATGATCGAGACGGCCGAGAACCTGGCCCGCGACTACGGCATTACCCGCGAGCAGGCCGATGCCTTCTCCGTGCGCAGTCACGAACGCGCTGCGGCAGCGTGGGAAGGCGGCCGCTTCGACGCCGAGATCGTGACGGTGCAGGTGCCGCAGCGCAAGGGCGACCCCGTGACGTTCGCACGCGACGAAGGCTTCCGCCCCGGCACGTCGTTGGAAAGCCTCGGCAAGCTGCGCGCCCTGATGCCCAACGGCACCGTCACCGCCGGCAACGCAAGTCAGCAGAACGACGCCTCGGCGGCCTGCCTGATCGTGGCCGAGGACAAGCTGGCCGAGCTGGGCCTGACCCCCATGGCCACGCTGGTGGGCTGGGCCGCCGCCGGCTGCGAGCCGTCGCACATGGGCATCGGCCCGGTACCCGCGGTGAAGAAGCTGCTGGCGCGCCTGAACCTGACGCTCGACCAGATGGACCTGGTGGAACTGAACGAAGCCTTCGCCTGTCAGGTACTGGCCGTGCTCAAGGGCTGGGATTGGAACGACCAGGATGCCATCGAACAAAAGCTCAACGTGAACGGCTCGGGCATCTCGCTGGGCCACCCGATCGGCGCCACTGGCGTGCGCATCCTGGCTACGCTACTGCACGAACTGCAGCGCCGTGGCGGTCGTTATGGCCTGGAAACCATGTGTATTGGCGGCGGCCAAGGCATTGCCGCAGTATTTGAGCGCTGCTGA
- a CDS encoding acyl-CoA dehydrogenase (K06446: DCAA; acyl-CoA dehydrogenase [EC:1.3.99.-]) — translation MIRDNDTLEALLDSVRRFVRERLVPAEALVAETDDIPQDIVQDMREMGLFGMTIPERFGGLELTMEEEVRVVMELCQTSPAFRSLLGTTVGIGSQGILMDGTPEQQAAWLPRLATGEILASFALTEPDAGSDAGSLRTTAIKDGDHYVVNGTKRFITNAPQAGMFTLMARTNPDIKGSAGVSAFIVDAKTPGISFGKRDAKMGQKGAHTCDVIFENVRVPAANLIGLKEGQGFKTAMKVLDKGRLHIAAVSVGVAKRVLRDALNYALERQQFGQPICEFQLIQAMLADSQAELYAAECMVIDAARRRDDGRNVSTEASCCKMFATEMVGRVADRAVQILGGSGYISEYGIERFYRDVRLFRLYEGTTQIQQVIIARNMIREARGA, via the coding sequence ATGATCCGCGATAACGACACCCTGGAAGCCTTGCTCGACAGCGTGCGCCGCTTTGTGCGCGAGCGCCTGGTGCCCGCCGAGGCACTGGTCGCAGAAACCGACGATATCCCGCAGGATATTGTGCAAGACATGCGCGAGATGGGACTGTTCGGCATGACCATCCCCGAGCGCTTTGGCGGCCTGGAACTGACGATGGAGGAAGAGGTACGCGTGGTCATGGAACTGTGCCAGACCTCGCCGGCCTTCCGCTCGCTGCTCGGCACGACCGTGGGCATTGGCTCGCAGGGCATCCTGATGGATGGCACGCCGGAACAGCAGGCCGCCTGGCTGCCGCGTCTGGCCACGGGCGAAATCCTGGCTTCGTTTGCGCTGACCGAACCCGACGCCGGCTCGGACGCCGGCTCGCTGCGCACCACCGCCATCAAGGATGGCGACCACTACGTGGTCAACGGTACCAAGCGCTTTATCACCAACGCGCCTCAGGCCGGCATGTTCACACTGATGGCGCGCACGAACCCCGACATCAAGGGCTCGGCGGGGGTCTCCGCATTCATCGTCGACGCCAAAACGCCGGGCATCAGCTTCGGCAAGCGCGACGCGAAGATGGGCCAGAAAGGCGCGCACACCTGTGACGTGATCTTCGAGAACGTACGCGTCCCGGCCGCCAACCTGATCGGCCTGAAGGAAGGCCAGGGATTCAAGACGGCAATGAAGGTGCTCGACAAGGGCCGCTTGCATATCGCGGCGGTCAGCGTCGGGGTGGCCAAGCGCGTCCTTCGCGACGCGCTGAACTACGCGCTGGAGCGCCAGCAGTTCGGCCAGCCGATCTGCGAGTTTCAGTTGATCCAAGCCATGCTGGCCGACAGCCAAGCCGAGCTCTATGCGGCCGAATGCATGGTGATCGACGCCGCGCGCCGCCGCGACGACGGCAGGAACGTCTCCACCGAAGCCTCGTGCTGCAAGATGTTCGCCACCGAGATGGTGGGCCGCGTGGCCGACCGCGCGGTGCAGATCCTGGGCGGCTCTGGCTATATCTCCGAGTACGGCATCGAGCGTTTCTACCGCGACGTGCGCCTGTTCCGCCTGTATGAAGGCACCACCCAGATCCAGCAGGTCATCATCGCCCGCAACATGATCCGCGAGGCGCGCGGCGCCTAA